In a genomic window of Onychostoma macrolepis isolate SWU-2019 chromosome 08, ASM1243209v1, whole genome shotgun sequence:
- the mon1ba gene encoding vacuolar fusion protein MON1 homolog A isoform X2: MHRSDNRGSWEFQPEDTLIEKTGKFPSSLAQANLNGQKKAGSAVDVPSLAYRNEDIMSESWRQHRKHVFVLSEAGKPIYSRYGNEEALASTMGVMMALVSFVQAGGNMIRSIFSDEHTVVFLQKGPLVFVSVSATRQSEQQLRSELLHVYHQIVSMLTQASINRIFERRKNFDLRRLLFGSEKVLDGLLDVMDSDPSFMLSAVQCLPLPSSSRDTLSHILQKAVTPNLVFSFLIANNRLVSVVQEKTVLEDARLKPSDLHLLFNLIRASSAFQAGEIWTPICLPLFNHDCYFYAYVAYLDPPECTVCLVLLSTDKEAFYALAECKRKIEEAFASQNALQWVTNTPLYYVGDIGVANLKHFLYKPSKVLDHHRQLPQFTWSLASLRCSPALLRSSLRNQLSVNSLNCCDGSKRKRSVSLSVSSQNTPVPRSPAGAPQTGGDQTDRIHQTLDFCLSCSLG; this comes from the exons ATGCACAGGAGCGACAATAGAGGAAGTTGGGAGTTTCAACCTGAGGACACCTTAATAGAGAAGACTGGTAAGTTTCCATCTAGTTTGGCCCAAGCAAACCTCAACGGACAGAAAAAGGCAGGTTCCGCTGTGGATGTCCCAAGTCTGGCTTATAGGAATGAAGATATAATGTCAGAGAGTTGGAGGCAACACAGGAAGCATGTGTTTGTGCTGAGCGAGGCGGGGAAGCCCATCTACTCACGCTATGGCAATGAGGAGGCCCTCGCCTCCACCATGGGTGTCATGATGGCATTGGTCTCCTTCGTCCAGGCTGGAGGCAACATGATTCGGTCTATTTTTTCAG ATGAGCACACGGTGGTCTTTTTGCAGAAGGGTCCGCTGGTGTTTGTATCAGTTTCTGCCACTCGCCAGTCTGAACAGCAGCTGCGCAGCGAGCTCCTCCATGTCTATCATCAGATAGTCAGCATGCTCACGCAGGCCAGCATAAACCGCATTTTTGAGCGCCGCAAGAACTTTGACCTGCGGCGTCTGCTGTTTGGCTCGGAGAAGGTTCTGGACGGCCTCCTCGATGTCATGGATTCTGATCCCAGCTTCATGCTGTCGGCCGTCCAATGCCTGCCTCTGCCATCCTCTTCCAGAGACACCCTCAGTCACATCCTACAGAAAGCCGTCACCCCGAATCTGGTCTTCTCTTTTCTCATTGCCAATAACCGACTTGTCTCTGTCGTTCAGGAGAAGACGGTCCTGGAGGACGCTAGACTAAAACCCAGTGACCTTCATCTCCTCTTCAACCTGATCAGGGCCTCCTCTGCTTTTCAGGCTGGAGAGATATGGACGCCCATCTGCCTGCCTCTGTTCAATCACGACTGCTACTTTTATGCTTATGTGGCATATCTAGATCCTCCAGAATGTACTGTATGCCTTGTTCTTCTTTCTACAGATAAAGAAGCGTTTTATGCCCTGGCAGAGTGCAAAAGGAAAATTGAGGAAGCTTTCGCATCCCAGAATGCCTTGCAGTGGGTGACAAACACTCCGTTATACTACGTTGGCGATATCGGTGTAGCTAATCTTAAACACTTCCTTTACAAGCCCTCAAAAGTGCTAGACCACCATCGCCAGCTGCCACAGTTCACATG GTCACTAGCAAGTTTGAGATGTTCGCCTGCTTTACTCCGCTCATCACTAAGAAATCAGCTATCAGTGAACTCACTAAACTGCTGCGATGGATCAAAAAGGAAGAGGAGCGTCTCTTTATCTGTCAGCTCCCAAAATACTCCAGTGCCCCGCAGCCCGGCCGGAGCTCCACAGACAGGGGGAGATCAGACAGACCGGATACATCAGACACTGGACTTCTGTCTCTCTTGTAGCCTTGGGTAA
- the mon1ba gene encoding vacuolar fusion protein MON1 homolog B isoform X1: MHRSDNRGSWEFQPEDTLIEKTGKFPSSLAQANLNGQKKAGSAVDVPSLAYRNEDIMSESWRQHRKHVFVLSEAGKPIYSRYGNEEALASTMGVMMALVSFVQAGGNMIRSIFSDEHTVVFLQKGPLVFVSVSATRQSEQQLRSELLHVYHQIVSMLTQASINRIFERRKNFDLRRLLFGSEKVLDGLLDVMDSDPSFMLSAVQCLPLPSSSRDTLSHILQKAVTPNLVFSFLIANNRLVSVVQEKTVLEDARLKPSDLHLLFNLIRASSAFQAGEIWTPICLPLFNHDCYFYAYVAYLDPPECTVCLVLLSTDKEAFYALAECKRKIEEAFASQNALQWVTNTPLYYVGDIGVANLKHFLYKPSKVLDHHRQLPQFTCPEMEVAYRSQEERIHLLDLYRNMHNRIHSTSRPLKLIYHSAGKETLLAWVTSKFEMFACFTPLITKKSAISELTKLLRWIKKEEERLFICQLPKYSSAPQPGRSSTDRGRSDRPDTSDTGLLSLL, encoded by the exons ATGCACAGGAGCGACAATAGAGGAAGTTGGGAGTTTCAACCTGAGGACACCTTAATAGAGAAGACTGGTAAGTTTCCATCTAGTTTGGCCCAAGCAAACCTCAACGGACAGAAAAAGGCAGGTTCCGCTGTGGATGTCCCAAGTCTGGCTTATAGGAATGAAGATATAATGTCAGAGAGTTGGAGGCAACACAGGAAGCATGTGTTTGTGCTGAGCGAGGCGGGGAAGCCCATCTACTCACGCTATGGCAATGAGGAGGCCCTCGCCTCCACCATGGGTGTCATGATGGCATTGGTCTCCTTCGTCCAGGCTGGAGGCAACATGATTCGGTCTATTTTTTCAG ATGAGCACACGGTGGTCTTTTTGCAGAAGGGTCCGCTGGTGTTTGTATCAGTTTCTGCCACTCGCCAGTCTGAACAGCAGCTGCGCAGCGAGCTCCTCCATGTCTATCATCAGATAGTCAGCATGCTCACGCAGGCCAGCATAAACCGCATTTTTGAGCGCCGCAAGAACTTTGACCTGCGGCGTCTGCTGTTTGGCTCGGAGAAGGTTCTGGACGGCCTCCTCGATGTCATGGATTCTGATCCCAGCTTCATGCTGTCGGCCGTCCAATGCCTGCCTCTGCCATCCTCTTCCAGAGACACCCTCAGTCACATCCTACAGAAAGCCGTCACCCCGAATCTGGTCTTCTCTTTTCTCATTGCCAATAACCGACTTGTCTCTGTCGTTCAGGAGAAGACGGTCCTGGAGGACGCTAGACTAAAACCCAGTGACCTTCATCTCCTCTTCAACCTGATCAGGGCCTCCTCTGCTTTTCAGGCTGGAGAGATATGGACGCCCATCTGCCTGCCTCTGTTCAATCACGACTGCTACTTTTATGCTTATGTGGCATATCTAGATCCTCCAGAATGTACTGTATGCCTTGTTCTTCTTTCTACAGATAAAGAAGCGTTTTATGCCCTGGCAGAGTGCAAAAGGAAAATTGAGGAAGCTTTCGCATCCCAGAATGCCTTGCAGTGGGTGACAAACACTCCGTTATACTACGTTGGCGATATCGGTGTAGCTAATCTTAAACACTTCCTTTACAAGCCCTCAAAAGTGCTAGACCACCATCGCCAGCTGCCACAGTTCACATG CCCAGAGATGGAGGTGGCATATAGAAGCCAGGAAGAGAGGATACACCTGCTGGATCTGTATCGCAACATGCACAATCGTATCCACAGTACGTCACGACCACTTAAACTCATCTACCATTCTGCAGGCAAAGAAACTCTGCTGGCGTGG GTCACTAGCAAGTTTGAGATGTTCGCCTGCTTTACTCCGCTCATCACTAAGAAATCAGCTATCAGTGAACTCACTAAACTGCTGCGATGGATCAAAAAGGAAGAGGAGCGTCTCTTTATCTGTCAGCTCCCAAAATACTCCAGTGCCCCGCAGCCCGGCCGGAGCTCCACAGACAGGGGGAGATCAGACAGACCGGATACATCAGACACTGGACTTCTGTCTCTCTTGTAG